In the genome of Streptomyces sp. NBC_00433, the window CAGCGGTTTCGGCCGCCTCGGCGGCCGTCTCGGGGCCGCGGCTCAGGGCGCGGGAGGCGCGGCCGGGGAGGGGCGCCAGCTCGATGCCGTCCTCGCCCCCGGCGTCGGTGACGTAGCCGACCAGGCCGGTGTCGCCCAGCATCGCGGGCAGCCGCACGCGGGCGCCCGCGGCGTCGGCGATGGTGCGGGCCGGCCCGTCGCGGTGGGTGAGCCAGTACAGGCTGCCGCGTACGCACACGGCGCTGGCGCGGCCGCTCGGGTGGATGGCCAGGCCGTCGACGTTGGAGGCGGCCGGCACCTGGTACGGGCGGCGGCCGCTGCGGGCGCCGCCCAGGCGCATGTCGAGGCGGCGCGGGACGGCGTCGGGCGAGGCCAGGTCCTCGGCCAGCCACAGGTCGCCCGCGCACTGGTAGACGACCCGCTCGCCGTCGGTGGCGGCATTGCGGGCGTAGAAGTCGGCGTGGTCGGTGTGGCGGCGCAGGCCGGTGCCGTCGGGGAGGCAGGAGTAGAGGTTGCCGACGCCCTCGTGGTCGGACAGGAAGGCGATCCGGCCGGCCACGAACATCGGCGACGCGAGGTGCCCGTCGATGTCCGGCACCAGGCGCTCGCCGTGCAGCCACAGCCGCCCGGTCGCGCCGCCGCGGTAGCGCTTCCACGCGTGCGGTTCGTGCGGCGGCGTGCCCGTCAGCAGCAGGGTGCGGCGCTCGCCGCCGGCTTCGCCGGAATCGTCGTCGTCGCGCACGGCGATGTCCGACACCGGCCCCCAGGGCAGCGGTCCGCCCGGGCCGCATTCGACCGGCACGCTGTGCGCCCAGGTGTAGTACGAGAACGGCTGCCCGTAGGAGGAGACCGCCAGGACGTGGCCGTCGGGAGTCCATGAGCACACCCGGGTGTCGGCGCCGCCCCAGTACGTCAGCCGGCGTGCGGTGCCGCCGTCGGACGGCACCAGGTACACCTCGGGGTCCAGGCTCCGCCAGGTCGTGAAGGCGATCGTCGCACCGTCGGGCGACAGCCGCGGCGGCCCGACCCGCGTACGGTCGGCCGTCACCCGCCACGCGCGCCCGGGCGAGCCGCCTGGCGGCCCCAGCGGAGCCACCCAGATGTCGTCCTCCGCCGCGAAGCAGAGCATGCCGCCGTGCAGGTGCGGAAACCGTAGGTACGCGCCGTCGCTCACCCCACCCATGTTTCGGGGCGCCCGCACCGCCAGCAACTTTTCACTCACGTGCGCCCCCGAAGTGCCTCAGCGCACCCCGCCGGCCGCCGGGGCGTACGGTCCCGTGGAGGCCCGGGCGATCGGCGGCGGGCCCGTGTCCGGGAGGCGGGGTGCGGGGAGTGGAAGCTGAGGTCATCGCGACGCGGCGGCTGACGCTGCTGCCGTTGGCGGCGCAATATGCCGAGGAAATGGCCGAGGTGCTGGGCGACTGGGACCTGCACGCCTTCATCGGCGGCATGCCGATGACCGCGGAGGAATTGCGGGCGCGGTACGAGCGGCTGGTCGCGGGGCCGGGGGACGCCGGGGTGTCGTGGTGCAACTGGGTGGTGCGGCTGCGTTCCGCGGACTGTCTGACCGGGACGGTGCAGGCGACGGTCACCGGTGGCCAGGCGGAGATCGCGTGGGTGGTGGGCATCCCGTGGCAAGGGCGGGGGATCGCGATCGAGGCCGCGCGCGGGCTGGTCGGGTGGCTCGGCGGGCAGGGGGTGACGACGGTGGTCGCGCACGTCCACCCCGACCATCGGGCGTCCGCCGCGGTGGCCGCGGCGGCGGGGCTCACCGCCACGGACGAATGGCACGACGGTGAGATGAGATGGCAGCTGATCGTCGGATGAGTCGGGAATGTGCCGGCTGCGGCAGCCCCGGAGCAGGGTGCGGGGGCGCTGACCTGGCGGGGGTGGCTCGCGTAACGTGCATTACCACCGAGTAGGTCGTGGCAGTGGGCGCGGGAGCAGGAGGCGGGCGGATGGCACTGGACGCGGACGTCGTCGTGGTGGGTGCGGGTCTCGCGGGGCTGGTGGCCACCGCCGAGCTGGCGGATGCCGGGCGGAAGGTGATCCTGGTGGACCAGGAGCCGGAGGCATCGCTCGGGGGGCAGGCCTTCTGGTCGTTCGGCGGGCTGTTCTTCGTGGACTCGCCCGAGCAGCGCCGGATGCGCATCAAGGACACCACCGAGCTGGCGCTCCAGGACTGGCTGGGAACAGCCGGTTTCGACCGGCCCGAGGACCACTGGCCGCGGCGATGGGCACAGGCTTACGTCGACTTCGCCTCCGGCGAGAAGCGCGCATGGCTGCGCGAGCGGGGGCTGCGGCTCTTCCCGGTGGTCGGCTGGGCCGAGCGCGGCGGTTTCCTGGCGACCGGTCCCGGCAATTCGGTGCCGCGTTTCCACATCACGTGGGGTACGGGTCCCGGGGTGGTCGAGCCGTTCGAGCGGCGGGTGCGGGAGGCGGTCGCCCGGGGGCGCGTCGAACTGCGCTTCCGGCACCGGGTGACCGGGCTGAGCGCGACCGGCGGCGCCGTCGACGGTGTGACCGGTGAGGTGCTGGTGGCCAGCGACGCGGAGCGCGGGACGGCCAGTTCGCGGGAGGTCGCGGGTGGATTCGCGCTCAAGGCGCAGGCCGTCATCGTCACCAGCGGCGGTATCGGCGGCAATCACGACCTGGTGCGCGCGGCCTGGCCGGAGCGGCTCGGCATACCCCCGAAGAAGCTGCTGTCCGGTGTGCCCGCGCATGTCGACGGGCTGATGCTCGGTGTCGCGGAGTCGGCGGGCGCCTCGGCTGTCAACGGCGACCGTATGTGGCACTACACCGAGGGCATCGAGAACTGGAACCCGATCTGGGCCAGGCACGGAATCCGCATTCTGCCCGGCCCCTCGTCGCTGTGGCTCGACGCGACCGGAAAACGGCTGCCCGTACCCTATTTTCCCGGCTTCGACACGCTTGGCACACTAGAACACATCATGCGCACCGGGCACGAATACACGTGGTTCGTCCTCACGCAGAAGATCATCGAGAAGGAGTTCGCCCTTTCGGGCTCCGAGCAGAATCCCGACCTCACCGGGCGCAGTGTGCGGGAGGTTCTCAAACGCGCGCTGCCAGGGGCTCCCGGGCCGGTCGAGGCCTTCAAGCGCAACGGGGTCGACTTCGTCGTGGAGAGCGAACTCGGCGCACTTGTGCGGGGCATGAACGCGCTTACCGGGGAGGGCCTGGTCGACGAGGGCGCGCTGCGGCGCGAAATCGAGGCGAGGGACCGGGAGATCGCGAATACGTACACCAAGGATCTGCAGGTCACCGCGATTCGCGGGGCGCGGAACTATATCGGGGACAAGCTCATCCGTACGGCGTCGCCGCATCGGCTGCTCGATCCGAAGGCCGGGCCGCTCATCGCCGTGCGGCTGAACATTCTGACGCGGAAGTCATTGGGCGGCCTGGAGACGGACCTCGAAGGGCGGGTGCTCGCGCCTCCCGAGGCCGGCCCGGGATCGGGCGCCGGGCGCGGTGAGCCGCTGGGCGGGCTTTACGCGGCCGGGGAGGCGGCCGGCTTCGGCGGCGGCGGGATGCACGGCTACCGCTCGCTGGAGGGGACCTTCCTCGGCGGGTGCATATTCTCCGGGCGGCAGGCGGGGAGGGCCGCGGCGGCAGCCACCGCATAGCCGTGCGCCCGCGGGCGGCGGCGACCGGTCGGACGCCGCCCGCCGCTTCGGGGCGCGAAGCCGGGCGCGGTGGCGGCGGGCGGGGGCGTCGGATGGAGCGGGGCGCCAGTCCGCCGCGGACGGGCGTGACCTGCGGGGACGGTGGGGACCGGGGGTAACCCGGCCTGGCCCGGAGTGCCTTGTCGTGTTTCAAGCATTGACAGGAGCAGGAGGGCTCCGCACTATGGGAGCGCTCCCACGTTAAGAGCGTGTAACCGAACACTGAATCACCGCACCACCTCCCATGACCTCTCGAAGCCGATTCGAAGGCCCATCCCCCCAATGGAGGTTGTTCGCACATGGCAGTCCCGATAGTCCGACGCAGAACCGCGGCACTGGCCGCAGGCCTGATGGTCGTCGCGTCCGGCGGTGTGGCCGCTGCTCTCAGCACCACGTCCGCCTCTGCGGCCACCGCCGGGTGCTCGGTCACCTACAGCGTGAGCCAGTGGGACACCGGCTTCACCACACAGGTGACGTTCACCAACACCGGTGCGGCCCTGACCAGCTGGAAACTCGGCTGGAGCTTCGCCGG includes:
- a CDS encoding GNAT family N-acetyltransferase; translation: MRGVEAEVIATRRLTLLPLAAQYAEEMAEVLGDWDLHAFIGGMPMTAEELRARYERLVAGPGDAGVSWCNWVVRLRSADCLTGTVQATVTGGQAEIAWVVGIPWQGRGIAIEAARGLVGWLGGQGVTTVVAHVHPDHRASAAVAAAAGLTATDEWHDGEMRWQLIVG
- a CDS encoding FAD-binding dehydrogenase; its protein translation is MALDADVVVVGAGLAGLVATAELADAGRKVILVDQEPEASLGGQAFWSFGGLFFVDSPEQRRMRIKDTTELALQDWLGTAGFDRPEDHWPRRWAQAYVDFASGEKRAWLRERGLRLFPVVGWAERGGFLATGPGNSVPRFHITWGTGPGVVEPFERRVREAVARGRVELRFRHRVTGLSATGGAVDGVTGEVLVASDAERGTASSREVAGGFALKAQAVIVTSGGIGGNHDLVRAAWPERLGIPPKKLLSGVPAHVDGLMLGVAESAGASAVNGDRMWHYTEGIENWNPIWARHGIRILPGPSSLWLDATGKRLPVPYFPGFDTLGTLEHIMRTGHEYTWFVLTQKIIEKEFALSGSEQNPDLTGRSVREVLKRALPGAPGPVEAFKRNGVDFVVESELGALVRGMNALTGEGLVDEGALRREIEARDREIANTYTKDLQVTAIRGARNYIGDKLIRTASPHRLLDPKAGPLIAVRLNILTRKSLGGLETDLEGRVLAPPEAGPGSGAGRGEPLGGLYAAGEAAGFGGGGMHGYRSLEGTFLGGCIFSGRQAGRAAAAATA